The nucleotide window CGAGGCGCTCATCGAAAACGATGAGATTGATCTGCAGGTGTTGAAGAAGCACCACAGCCGCAGACGGGTGCACGTCAAGGACGATGAGAcgaagaacaagaaggacGGCGCGAAGGGCGCGGTTACGGAGTCCGGAAACGAGGTCCAGTCGATGAAGGACGGTATTCATCGTGCCGTGTGTTGAGATCTGGTGCCCATGATTTCGGATGAGTGCGGACTTGTATTGTATGATTCATGTCAGAAATAGCGAGAAATGTCAAGATTATCTCACTTTAAACCAGTTTAGAGCCAATTCAGCATGTGATTGCACGAGGTCATATTGCTACGTGAGCTGTCCGAGTGCATTCTGCATGCGGCAATTCTACTGTCGTCCCGGAGATCATGATTCTCAAACCACCTATGTCTACCAATATGTGGCATATAGGTTCCTAAAGTCATTGCATGAATGTTTTCATGtgcatcgacgacggccttgccgTGGTGTTTGAGCGGCTACCCGGGAGGATGGAAACCCTTCACGGCCTGCTTCGCCTGCAGTCCGTCGAGCGAGCTGTTGCTTCCAACCCGAACCGCATATTGCCAGACGATCTCTATCTAGTAATGTTAGGGCCCATGTGCTATGCTTCCATTCGGCAAAGACGCACCTGATCTGAGGATGTTGGGTAGGTTTGGCTCTGTGTCTCATGGCAACACGCTCCGGCGGTTGGCGGTAAAGTGTCCCGAATGATAGCAGTAGTTGTGAAAGACCACTATGCGACTGCCTCAATCATTTCCAGTCGACATGTCAGAAACTGCAGGCGTCGCTTCTTGCTCTCCCACGACCTTTGGCTCTCGAAACGGCCGCCGCTTTTGCCTGGGCGCGCTGACCGGGAACCGCTTGACGTTGCCGCAAGTCTGGCACTTGGTGACCATGACATCGGCCCAGGGCTtcttgccgcccttgctcATGTTCTCAACCCTCGTGGAGCACGTCTTCCCCTCCACGAGCAGAGAGTCACAGTACTTGCACATCATCTGCTTGAGCAACGGGCTCGGGCGGATCTGGGCCTTGAGGGAGACGGCCCGGATGTCGGAAACGAAACGCCGGGCAACTGTATCGGTTGTTCTCATCGTCGAGTGCTTCCCGAGACTGGTGACACGAGGAGCATCGTGAGCCTGCGATGAGTTGGAGGTTGAGTCAGTGCCAGGCCGCGACTGCACAGTAGCCAGGTACGAGGCGGCCTGGTGCAGGTAGGAGACGCGCGTGTACGCGTGCCGGTTTGGCAGACTCTCACTTTTAGGCTTTGCCATTTTCGACCTCCCTGTGGTTTGTCAAAGGTTTCATCGAGCGAGAGGCATTGAATCCAGTCCGTATTGCAGTTGCAATGAGACTCagtccctttttttttttttttttttgcgcTTTACAAAAAGCTCTGCAGGGGTGGTGGATAAGGCaattacctacctaggtaggtcgGGGTAGTGTACAAGCCCAGGCTGCAGCTTCTCAGTGTCGAGTGTTTTCTCCGGTGCAGATTACCTGAAAGTTAACGTGCACAATACTCACGGTGTGTATTTCCTAATAACACTGTTTTTGATAAGCGGGTCCAGGTCACATGACGTCGTCTGGGGGGGACTCAGCCGCCTACCACTGCGAAAGCTTTTGACCTTGCGTTGCCCGCCTTACCTTCCTTCGCCTCCAGTTCCACGTCGTCCTTGGATCTTCCACTTCCACATCAAACCCACGGCGCCTCCTCCCATCCCGCCTTCCCACCCTGCAACCTTCAATTGCCATCCGCTTTAGGTTCTCGCCTGACGTGCACTTTTTTCGGACAACGACACCGCGTTTTTTTCCCTCAAGGATTGAACTATAGTCCTTCGACCTTTCCCCAATACGCGACCAGCTATCTCGCTGATTGTCGAGCCTCTCCTGATCATCCAAGCTTCTCATCCGACAGACAGCCTTGGGGTTCTCTGTTTTCCCTTGCGCATCAGCCTCACCATTGGCTTTTCCCTTGACATCTAAGAAACGACACCCCCAACTATCAACAACATGTCTGCTGAGGAGGATCTCATCGACTActccgacgaggagcttCAGACCAacgagacggccgccgcctcgaacGGAAAGAAGgctgacgccgccgctggcaACAATGTCGACAAGAAGGGCAGCTATGTCGGCATCCACTCGACCGGTTTCCGCGACTTCCTCTTGAAGCCCGAGCTTCTCCGCGCTATTGGCGATTGCGGTTTCGAGCATCCTTCGGAGGGTCAGTCCTGAGTTTATAATACCCTAACCCATAcatcatcccctcccccatcaGCAAGCGTCCGTCCATCTCGCAAGCCACGCAAAAACAAAAAGCCATCAACGTCGCCATCGTGGAAGTACCGAGAAAGCGGGAGTCAAGTCGGACGTCTACAAGCTTTTTTGTACGGGCACTGCTCGCAAATCCACCAGTGACAGGAGGATTACATCGCGGTTCTCTGGGGGGAAGCGTGATAGCGCCCCTCGGCCGCGCGAACACTGCGGTGTTTCCGAGTACTCTCAGGCCGGACCCGCGCTACGAGAGCTTCGCCTTCTAGCGGTCCGGCTGCTCTTGTGCCACGGTCGCGAGCTGCAAATGGGCGCGTTGCGCCGCCCATGCTCGCGACTCGTGCTCTGCCCCTGCCATCGTCACTTTTGATCGGTCGGCGTGTCTATCGTGTGGAGGGGGGAAATCTTGACGACAAATGGCTTCTTTGCGCAGATGGACGGGCCCCTTGCACGCCCTCTACGTCGTTCTTCTGCTCTTGGAACAAATATCTAACATCGGCGCTATCCAACAGTCCAACAAACCTGCATTCCCCAGGCTCTCCTCGGTGGAGATATTATCTGCCAGGCCAAGTCTGGTCTCGGAAAGACGGCCGTCTTTGTCTTGACGACCCTCCAACAAGTCGAGCCTGTCCAGGGCGAGGTCTCTGTGTTGGTTATGTGCCACACTCGTGAGCTCGCTTTCCAGATTCGCAACGAGTACAACCGCTTCAGCAAGTACATGCCCGACATCAAGACCGGCGTGTTCTACGGTGGCACTCCCATTCAGAAGGACGTTGAGACGATCAAGAACAAGGAGACCTGCCCTCACATCATCGTGGGCACCCCTGGCCGACTTAACGCGTTGGTTCGCGACAAGGTTCTCCGCCTCGGCAGCGTCCGCATCTTCGTTCTTGACGAGTGCGACAAGATGCTCGACCAGATCGGTGAGTTGCGGCCTCACACCCGCTGGCAATCGCTCCTAACACGAGATCAGACATGCGCCGTGACGTCCAGGAGATCTTCCGCGCCACCCCCACCCAGAAGCAGGTCATGATGTTCTCGGCCACTCTGTCTGACGAGATCAAGCCTATCTGCCGAAAGTTCATGCAGAACCCTACTGAGCActacgtcgacgaggacacTAAGCTCACCCTGCATGGTCTGCAGCAATACTACatcaagctcgaggagcgCGAGAAGAACCGCAAGCTCAACGAGCTTCTGGACGACCTCCAGTTCAACCAAGTCATCATCTTTGTCAAGAGCACGCTGCGCGCGACCGAGCTGGACAAGTTGCTGAGAGAGTGCAACTTCCCCTCCATCGCAGTCCACTCCGGCGTCAGCCAGGAGGAGCGTATCCGCCGTTACAAGGAGTTCAAGGAGTTCAACAAGCGCATCTGCGTTGCCACCGACGTCTTTGGCAGAGGTATCGACATTGAGCGCATCAACTTGGCCATCAACTACGACCTgcccgccgatgccgacTCTTACCTGCACAGAGTCGGTCGTGCTGGCCGTTTCGGTACCAAGGGTCTTGCCATCTCCTTTGTGAGCACcgaccaggaccaggaggttctcaaggccatcgagaagcGCTTTGAGGTTGCTCTTCCGTAAGTCGCCCTTCATCACTTTTGTGACAGGCCATCGCTAACATTTTGCGACAGTGAGTTCCCCAAGGAGGGTATCGACGCCAGCACCTACATGGCCTCTTAAGCAGATCATGCGGCTGTTCGGCAGAACGTTCTCTGCCGATGTCTTTTCTTCCACTGGTTCTGGTTTCGGGAATTTGCAAAATTTTGGACGTGGGTGACGCGCAAGGAATGCGGTCGCCCGGAAAAGAGAAATGGGGACTGCTCCGGGCAAATGAGAGAAAGTCTATCAGCCTCGGAAGAGGCCTCTTGTTGTTTGTACAGAGTAGTTTGTCACAGGGAAATCAAGACTGGATCACCACGCTCAACCCTACCGGTTCGCTTGCTTGGCGTGCTACCGCCGAAATTGATGTTTTGATCGTTCTAGTGATGCTTTTTGCGGTAGGGCTACCACTCCGTTACCAAAGGAACGCTGTGGTTTCTCTTCGACGGCCAGTGCCGAAGCCAGACATGAACCGAGCGATCCACCGTTGAGGGATTGATCCGACCAAAGACGGCTACACTTGATGTTGGTCTTCGGGCTTTCCTCTTGTTTTTATGGAATCGGCGGACGGCTACCAGAACCGCCATCTCCATAAAGCCGCCAGCAGGGAGGGAGAGCGCCGCAGAGCCTTTTCTCGTTTCAAGTCCTAGACATCGGTGATTGTGAGCCGTGGGTTTACCAGCCTGAATACGTgggttcttcttcttgtcctcaTCGCGCTTTCTATCACCACGAACTGTTAAAGGTGTGGTGGACTATGAGACTGCTTGCGGGAGGGAACAGTGGTGGTGCCCTTCTCATCTATGCTTATTGATTCATCTTACCTTGtcgccctctctccctttctctcttctaGTATTACATCCGAGAGACGCTGCTGGCACTGAACAGAGTGCTGGTGTGGCTTTTTGCTCTGAGCAACGTCCGGTTcagcgcgcgcgcgcgctgTACTGGGTCTGGTTGATTCGCCGGGGACGGCGTTGCAACCTCCTTTTCAGCAAACCCGCACGTCATCTCCTTGCCATATCCTTTTCTGTCTCGCCTTCGTGTCAATGATGTCAGTTAAGGTCCCTTCAAATACGTATACGCCGAGTCGCCTCGGCCCCCTCCAACATATTTGATAGTTCGTTCTCTGAACCTGACGACGTCTTCGAATACTCTTCCTTTTGCTGTCTGTGGACGACTTGGAAACGCACTATCTTTTTGGGTCACTTTTATCGCTGGAAGCCTTGCTGTTGTGAAGATCCGCAAGTCGCATACTTACTCGATGTGTTCTGCTTCCTGCCGCAATTGGTGGACAGTGAGAGGCACGTCTTTTTCCGCTACCTGATAATTCGTGAAGGTGTGAGAAATAAAGTGACTCGATTGTCTTCGCCTGTGGAAGCTATCCCGGAGGCGGCGTGTTGAGTACCATTATGGAAAGCCGAAAGCCCGTTTGCTGCCCACTTGCCAAACGGCTTGGAACAGTATATCCTATCCATACCCATGCTTTTAGCTGGCCGTACATACGGAAACCACTCGTTCTGCAAGCTGTCGAGGCCCTTCTCCAAGGGGGATTTTTGCCTCATACCGGTGCCATAGAAGTTCAACTACGAGGGGTCTCCTAATTCTTGGCCATAGACTCCTGGGCGCGCGAAATCAACCGACGGAGTCTAATTAGTCGGCGAAGCGGTGGAAGAACTCCCTTACCGGTTCCGATGTCTTGGTGACGAGATCCTAGGCTTGATGCAACGGTGAGTGGCTACCAGGAGCAGTGTCATTCTTGATGAGGCCTAACATAGTCAGTCCCGCCAACCTAGCCCACGATGAAGATTAAATAGTTACCCAACGGCTGCGAGTCGGCAGCACTCGACTTGTTGATAAACCGGAGAGGCATCAGAGCCGGGACCATCGTCAAAGATGCACCCCCGCCCCCTGCATTTGCCATCATTGGAAAGAAGCAAGACTTGTCATATTATCAAGTTCATACCTCCCTGCCTGGAATGTGAGCACCAAGATATCTGCCAGGTTTGATTCATCGTTGTCATCCCTCAGCACCGACGTCCTGTCTTCCTGGTATGACAAGTCTATCCCAAGCAACTACAGACATTGAGGAAAAGGGCGTCTGTGATCGGTCCAGATGAGAGAGCTGGTCTCTCGCTGGTGTGTACACGCAGTCGAGCGCCACAAGACTGAATATACAACGATGCCCAGCTGTCTTCGTTTACCACATACGCACACAAATATAGATGTTCGATCCTCAAAACCGACAATGTGCCGAGTTCCAACCAGGCACGATCATGGACGTGGTGCTAACGACAAACACACTCAATGGTACCAAAACCAATCAAGAGCAGGCACCGGAAGATGACATCTTGCACAGCCGACTGAGTCACACGTGGACATGCATCGATGAAGGCCTCTTCACTCGATATCTTGGCCGCACCTGCTCGCCCCGTCGGTCCCTCGGCAAGGCTTCCATCCCAGATACGTGGACTTCTCGTACGGATTTATGTGTTGTCCCCGAGTTCTGACATGACCCAATCTCGGCTCTTAGTCGTGGTCCAACTTCCGCACTCGAGGGGAGGGCGCCCGACGGAGAGCTCAACCATGGTACTCGTCTTGTGGAACCGTTCCTGGGGAATCGGGACAACAACAGGACGATTCTCGTCTCGGGATTATGTTTTCCATTCTAAACCATGCCCATATGACTAAAAAGACACCGCGGAACTTTTACTAAAATAGGACCACCTCAGAAGACCAGTACAGAAAGGCGAATCAACATGCGGGTGTTGTTTCACCGTCTCGCGAACCTGGCCGTCCTTGGCATCAGCTCGAGTTCGGACTTAGAGACTCGCTTCCTTGGTTACTCCCACACGGTACCGGACCTCCTTGCCTGACACGAGCGAGCCCCAAGATCCAGACCCTACAGCCTTCTCACCAAGAGGCTGTTCCTGGCACCAGGACTTAACAAGTAACCCATCACGATGATTCACATCCTACTCATCCTCAACCCCCGTGTGCCGCTATCAAACGAAGCCTGAATGTGCCTGGCTCACGTCTCCCTCgtcatcaccaccaaccacCCTCGTCTCCAACCGGGAGGGTCTGCTCACTCGGTCTGGCTTACAACCCCCGGAACGAGCGGGAGCTACTCGCGTCAAAGCCGTGACCACCCACTGCAACCATCGGCCCACTCCTCCGGGTGCTCGACCATCGCAGCCTTGTGATGGCTCCGCCCCGCTGCCTACTGCCTACCTGCCAGCCACCCAGCCCGCAAGTCACATTACTCAGCAGCCTCATCGGTGACGCATCACGAACGGAAatgggggaaaaaagagaagaaatgaaatcaagaagaagaagggggggggggggggtctttCCCCGTCCTCGGTAATAAAAAAAATCGTCACCAAGCTGGGAGAAGCCTGCGCCGTCCAGTCAGCCCAACCCGCCAGTCCGCCGGGCTCTGGACTCTGACGATACCGCACACCAGGAGCCGGGCAGCCTCTCGTCTTGGCATCTCGCCGCCAACTACGCCGGGTCTAGTCTCTGAGAAATCCACTCTCTTCCAAAGCCCATTCCGTCCTGCAACTGCGTTCGAGTCTCCTATCATTCGGAATAACTTAGCATCAAGACATGACCCTGTCTAATCGTCCGTGGCCCCGACACAGCCACACACATAGGTACCCCAGACGCGCGCCTCTAAAAGGGGAGATAGGGAGAGAGGCTGACGAACAAAACATGTGTCGCACTGCGCACTGCGCCCAGCACCCACCCCCCGCTCCTCCCACTCCTCGGCCGGCTGGCCGGCCTCTGCGAACACCGACTGTGACGCTTGCGGCGGTGCCCTTCCCATGGAGACGGCCCATGCTATGAGTCGTGCCAATATACTCTAACAAATGGAGCAAGACCCTGGGAAACTTCCCTCGTCGTGGGAGTTTGTTTTTATTTTTGGCACGAGTCGTGCAGGACAAAAGGGGGATCCGACATTCTGAGGGGCAAGCTGTCACGGGGGATGCCACATAGGGGCCCACGGGTTGTTCGTCAGTGGATTTGGATTGCGCAAAGCGGGAACCGTTGCAGCTCATCGACTTAACTGTGATCGACACCCTGTTCCCCTCGTTCCACATGCTCGGAATCGCCTGAGTAAGAGAAGGAAAGGAGGGGGCAGAGAGTTCAAAGGGTATCATGTAGCATGGTTCCAGAGTCCCGTGAGTTGCTTACCCTTTTGGCTTCCCTCCCCGCACCCGAAAGCGATAGAGGGACGGTAAGAGTCATTCTCCGGTGATGGTCAGATAAAGCCGCCGATAATCGTGGTTGAGCTGGTCACTAAACGCCAGCGCCAACGACCCCATCACTATCGCCGCCGACACCGGTCTTGTTGGTCACGTTGTCGCAAGCGCACGCATCTCTACCCAGGCCGCGTGCGCGCGCTGCTACCTGGCAGGCCAACCAAGGGCGTGTTATCGTGAAGACACAGCGCGTACGCGTATCTTTACACACACCCGATCGATGTTCGCGGCACCATGTTAGTCCACTCTGACCACATTCGTCGGGGTTGGGACTTTCGTCTTCGCGCAACTAGACAGTTGATACCCTTGCACCTCCCCGACGTCTAGGATTTAATGACAAGCGTCTCCGTAGTGTGTaagctgggggggggggaggattTCCAACGAGATCTGATCTGAGATGAGATTCACGGCGTAAGCTCATGCAAGGCTATACTTCAGCTGCCTACGCGTGAAGAACTGCACACTGCGGGAGCGATGGCTGGACTGGCTAGCTAGCAGCCGCCTGGTAGCCTGTTTGCGAACTTGTGATGACCAGTTGGACCAAAAGACCAATAGGCCGGCCCCTCTTGTTCCCTTGGTGATTTGCCTTGTGGAAGTTGTGATGCTGGCGATGCTGGGGTCGCTGGTGGGCCAGCCGAGGATGCCATCCAATCCATGCTGCTGCCTGGACCAGGGTTCAAATTTGAAGAGGGTCTCGCGGGGCTTTGGCGTTCCCTCGGCGCCATGGAAAGTGGGCGAGAGCGGTCACCAGGAAGAATGGAGGATTTGCTGCCTGCATGTCTCATCGACACCGCCCGAATACCAGCGGGCAGTGGCATAGTGAAGGGGCTTGAGTGAAGTTGGAGGACTCGTCGTCCGGAAAGGCCTCCGAagcaccccctccccccctggtTTTTTCTCCTCTGACCATGAGCCTCGCTGCCTGAAGAATGACGGACAACGAGGAAGTAAGTAACGCCTGAAGAGCTGAAAGATCATGcgcagcgtcgccgtcgcgtcTAAACATTTCAGCTACAGAACCCGGTCCAACAGCTTCGCCGCCAGGGCCAATGTCTTCCCATACATGGTGTAGTCAAGCGACTCAATCCTGTAAGTAGACGACGTCAACCAACCGAGCCAAGGACGCTAGCAGGTAATCCGTACACGATGGTTTGCGCTGCCAGTCAAGCTATGGCCACTCCCATCACCGACACTTCCGGAGGAGCACTGGAGCAGGACGGACAGGTCTCCTCCCACACACCCTTGAGTTCCTTGGGCATTTGCCTCCTGCCAAACGCAGAGAAGGCCGCCTTGCTCAACGGGTTGCCTGCGAGAGGGAGGCAAAGTGAGGGGTttcccgcccgcccgccaccAAACAAGTTCGGTCAACGTCACGGCTGCTGAACCTTATCCGCTACATTCGTTCTTTCGGCAAAGATTACAAAAAAGAGGACAGGCGAGGAGCCCAGCTCGCCCTCCACCCCGCAATCCGGTCATGGTTGCGGTTAACGGGAGCTTCGACGAATGAAAGTCGTTTGATTTGACAGGCAATTTTTTCCATGGTTTCACACTGATGGATAATCACCAGACAGTCTCTCCATCATGGCCGAACATTTTCATTGTTGTCCTTAGTCGATATCAAGCCACGTCTGTTTATTCACAGAGACACGGGGTAATCCGGGTGGCGGCGTAAATGTCTCTCGGAAGGGGGGCTCGCTCGTTTGGCAAAAGGATATTGGAGGGGTTGTCGGAGTCGCATCACCCATAGATAGTCATtgctgaagaaggcgagATTGGTCCAACCTTTGGCGTGCGTGTGCCGCCTACGTTCCGCTCGGTTGTGCTCTCGGGCGGTGCTGAAACCCAATGTGGTCcccgcgcggcggcgaggaccgTCATTCATGTTACCGTATCCGTACTTGCTACGGAGTCCCGTTCGAGCTAGAAAAGCCCACCATCTTCTCGAAGTATACCTCTTTAGACCGCTCGAGGCCTTTGGTTGGTCTGGGCCTGCCGATGCTTCCAGTAGGCACCCATGGTTTGTCTCGGCGACGCCTTTGGTGTGTCGCACTTATGGCCGAACTATTGGAGCAGGTTCAACTTGCACTAGTAATTTCTATAATCTGCCGTAAAATATCGAAGCGAATCCTATCCTTGACGAGCGCGGCAATGAGAGAATACCTACAATCGTTGCTGGTTCCGAGTTTCTTTCGTGGTCCGTTTGTGCGAGTCGTGTAAAGCAGCCGCGCGGCAAATCACGGTCGCCGCTTCTTGCAGCTTTCCGCACATTCGCAAAGTCTCTATTCTCTTGTAGGTCATGGTTCTCCTCAGaagccggcctcgatgatggtATGACCGGGAGAAGAAACGCGGCCCGGATACCACCGACTATCAGATTTAGAATttcctcttcggcctcctgGATACTCCAAATCCCCAATCCCACGCGTGGTTAATGAAGCACCCGCCGGTGCCGGAGATAAATCTCCTGGCTACCAGAGTTGAGTCATCGCGGCCTCCAGTCAGCTACGCAGCGACGTTCATTGGTCGCAGGCGATCGCACGTTAGAGGGTAAAGGACGTTGAAGAATCCACTGGCCATGAGCTGGATAATTCTTTGCCAGGCACCGAGACTCTCCGCTTGACGAGGATCTTCCACGGTAACACACCCTCATCAGTGTTCGAACGACTCCGCTGTCGTCAACCTGATCCTCGGATTAAGGTCCTCGGGCGCAAAGACTTCGGAAGGGCACCGGTGAGAAGATGGCCAATGGCAGCTAGCTGGCGccacccctcctctccatccaaGATCATGATCATTGTTGGATCTCGCCTTGATTATCACTGCCCGCTATCGAATGACAATCTGGAAACCGTTGGCCTGCTGCACGAAAGACGGCACCCAATCATGTACTGCCGCGGGGCGGAGCGGGGAAGGCTGCGTCGGAGAGGTGTGACATGGCAACACCAGTGAGGCTGCAGGGAGCGTGCAGCGTGCAGCAAAGGCCGAGTGATGCCTGAGCGAACTGCataggggaggggggcagtGGCCAGATGACGGCATGGCTTGACTTCTGGAGAAGGAAAGCAGGCCGTTTCCCTCCTCCCTATCCCGTCGGCAATCTTGATGCCATTCCCATCCCCTGGTTTCTAGTCATTTCTTGCCCCATGACGAATCCGTAGTGGAGAGCCGGTCGACTGGGAGAAGACTAGTTGCCCCCGTGCAGTTCTCGACTAGCTGGTCATTTTGCAATGGGGAAATCCCTCGACATTTGCTTGGTAGATGATGCCAAACTTCGCAGGCTCGGTACTAATCGGAATGAATCCTCGTATGCTAGCCGGGGAGGTCCAAACTGGCGGTCGGTCTCCCGCGTGTCCAGTCTCCACTGATTCAGTGGCCTTGCCAGTGCCGACCGAAGCAGTGGGCGCACCCAGCATAGTCCGGCGGGCGAAACGGACAGGTACGCGCAGTCTGTGTATCCAGCTCGACGGTCGACCAGCCTAAGAGCATCAGGCGGATGGGATACACCCAAGACACCTCCCGAGAAAGGCCAAAGGGCAAGTTTAGCGCTGGTTTGGTTTTGTATCGACTCTGTCCTTCCCCCAAAATGTCGCCCATGCGGGCTCGCCAGGGTACCTCTTCCAGTTGTGCACGTTGTGCGCTGCCACGAGATGAGGATATGCAACGAGTGGGAGTTAACGCGTAGAGTATTGCCCTGGCGTGTTCCAACATGATTGACCTCGCAAAGGTGTATCAGAGCTGCCACCGGTGATGTTTGGAGTGTTTCTAGGCGTCAAGCAGACATGCTTGGAGGGCCAGGATCATCGAGATGGTTCCGCCACATCCTAATGTGCCCCCTCGATAACAACTGTAGTGTCGTTGTGGTTGCCATGAACACAAGGGAAACCAGATGTCATGACCCGCCTTGATCCAGACATGATTGCACATGCGCTACGACGACGGGACGCTCGGGTCGTGAACTCTAGGCGGTAGACAATACAGCGGCAACATTGAGATGAGCATTACTGAGCAGTGAGGCTTGCGCTGTGGAGCCCTCGAGAGACCGGCGAGACGTAAGATGACCTGGACATTGGTGACAGTGTGGCTGAATCTGTCGCCACATGTAACGATTCCGTTGTTTCCGAGGTTTGGCGAGCGCCATGTGTAAGCAAGCATTTCTTCAGGCCGGGCTGACCAAAGAGGATGGGCGGCTGAGAAATCGCCTGTCTGCCCAGGGAAGCGCGGAGACGCGCAGCAGGAATTAATGCAAACCTTTCGGATCCAAAAGTCCTTCCGAGTGCGACATTTCACAGGCGTGTAAAGAGGCTCTGGGCCATTCGACGAGTCGACATCGGTGCAGTGACCTTGGACGGATATTAAGATGCCCATAGCCCGTCCAGTGACCCATAGTATCTGCAAACTGCGGATACCATATGGGGAATAAGACAGGTTCACCTCGGCAGAGAGCGACGCAGGGTCGCGAACAACAGCCCGACACCGAAATGAGAATGATATCATCGCCGACGTGTTGAATAAGACCAGAGGcggagagggcgagggcggtgccATCACCTATGGGCTGTGGTCAATCCTGAAGCGGAAACCCAAAGAGTTGTAATATCGTGCAACAGGAACCGtacaacaataacaacaacataCTTACTGGGGTTCTGTGCAGACGACCGAGGAAAGGTAGCACAGCTG belongs to Colletotrichum higginsianum IMI 349063 chromosome 5, whole genome shotgun sequence and includes:
- a CDS encoding RNAse P Rpr2/Rpp21/SNM1 subunit domain-containing protein, giving the protein MAKPKSESLPNRHAYTRVSYLHQAASYLATVQSRPGTDSTSNSSQAHDAPRVTSLGKHSTMRTTDTVARRFVSDIRAVSLKAQIRPSPLLKQMMCKYCDSLLVEGKTCSTRVENMSKGGKKPWADVMVTKCQTCGNVKRFPVSAPRQKRRPFREPKVVGEQEATPAVSDMSTGND
- a CDS encoding ATP-dependent RNA helicase SUB2; this encodes MSAEEDLIDYSDEELQTNETAAASNGKKADAAAGNNVDKKGSYVGIHSTGFRDFLLKPELLRAIGDCGFEHPSEVQQTCIPQALLGGDIICQAKSGLGKTAVFVLTTLQQVEPVQGEVSVLVMCHTRELAFQIRNEYNRFSKYMPDIKTGVFYGGTPIQKDVETIKNKETCPHIIVGTPGRLNALVRDKVLRLGSVRIFVLDECDKMLDQIDMRRDVQEIFRATPTQKQVMMFSATLSDEIKPICRKFMQNPTEHYVDEDTKLTLHGLQQYYIKLEEREKNRKLNELLDDLQFNQVIIFVKSTLRATELDKLLRECNFPSIAVHSGVSQEERIRRYKEFKEFNKRICVATDVFGRGIDIERINLAINYDLPADADSYLHRVGRAGRFGTKGLAISFVSTDQDQEVLKAIEKRFEVALPEFPKEGIDASTYMAS